One stretch of Rhizoctonia solani chromosome 8, complete sequence DNA includes these proteins:
- a CDS encoding Vegetative incompatibility protein HET-E-1 — MSTLNNRSNRKKGKVRRWLDSLLCVSSPEDPVGSSTQQHPSSHASFPLEPIQDAHTDIPNYDNTEQQAPSHASPPAKPTQNGHVDSANDENAPLPTSQSPSRTATPVDTSGVKSGAWAGLRVSLKTLRDTPAMFGPLVSAASVLLDCFDVIETVSSNQQDYDDLAADIDALSNALMEAYTTETATGCMNGIMKSIERESNEIKNKTQRGTGRRVLMANADEQDLVRRYRRIESLFRQLQANIGMSTWANTKELVVNSRLAALNTEKKATYDSLLSRSTSRRTCTEGTRVKVLSELKDWVFAPDRQSVYWMSGMAGTGKTTIAYTFAEWLETEKLLAASFFCTRTDVDCQDVARIVPTVAYQLARYCIPFQSALCDVLGNDPDIGSKDITRQFERLIVDPLNKMKNAIPSNLVVVIDALDECNDQRGVEQVLDMLFKHASQLPIKFFVTSRPEAEIYTTMTTHAPLRAAIYLHDIEKSLVSADIELYLKQELSSTIPGLPDEVLKQLVDRSGVLFIYAATLVRYIRPGTGRADPRERLNTVLGMTAEAGEEKSQIDILYAAVLKSALDDGELRGPEKEAVQAVLRTVLFAQEPISLETIGALSGIDNTHRVEYALNGLRSVLHHSEATNLVTTLHASFPDFMFSKARSGQYYCDVKEHARGLASRCFGVMKDQLRFNICDLPSSFIRDSQVDNIQHRIKTNISSPLAYACRYWPSHLAQTTVSEDMVAALKEFLSDRLLFWMEVMCLRRELLFGIHGWLAIKQWITASRMMIESTSESPEVRQWVEDASNFCTSYAASPASQSTPHIYISCLPFCPRSSSVYTHYRHRMQGLLELKGSLMDRRETAAVATWNMGSPVYSVAYSVDGSRVAVGCADGTVSIRNAYDGTVVVGPLQAHTDCVSLVVFSRDGRLVASGADDRTIRVWDVRTGSPVAGPFQGHTGSVLSASFSPDSKRIVSGSQDKTVCIWSAVDGTLLCGPLQGHTGSVRSVTYSPDGTLIASASSDNTIRLWCSDDGTPAASPLQGHTDAVYSVVFSPDGTLLVSGSRDRTVRVWRVSDGSAVTTPFQGHTSGVTSVAVSADGTLVASGSYDKTVRVWRIADGSLAAGPLLGHTDLIVSVGYSPDGTRVISGSYDWTVRVWNVREGIVAPASSDHALPKIKSLWFSPNNGHVLTESDEGEVRMWNVSNGTSQLAPPDIHLPRPPSITTSPDSSHTAQTDSDGELVQVVRMDDKTVVVGPFEPTPRVWQFTDDSSCVIVGFEDGTIRGISLRTGETVFVLRSAGDDWVDLIGQCSDGSFLASADDSKYPSSSLRVWSTTSPIIGFHTLTNAPSASGPSQTLSEFYDGCHVDGDGWLVNSRNDLLLWLPVEIADAGLSPFVSVIVTTSGILEVPKQWLVAGQEWDKCYIQK; from the exons ATGTCGACTCTGAACAACCGGTCGAATAGAAAGAAAGGGAAAGTGCGACGCTGGCTGGATAGTCTACTTTGCGTCTCATCGCCCGAGGATCCAGTCGGGTCGTCCACCCAGCAGCACCCGTCTTCACATGCCTCGTTCCCTCTAGAACCAATCCAAGACGCCCACACAGATATCCCCAATTATGACAACACCGAACAGCAAGCGCCTTCGCATGCATCACCCCCTGCAAAGCCGACCCAAAATGGCCATGTAGATTCGGCTAATGACGAGAACGCACCCCTTCCGACAAGCCAATCGCCATCTCGAACCGCCACCCCTGTTGATACATCAGGTGTCAAGAGCGGAGCATGGGCTGGGCTGCGGGTGTCGCTCAAGACGCTGAGGGACACTCCTGCGATGTTTGGTCCGCTGGTCTCTGCCGCCAGCGTACTTCTCGACTGCTTCGATGTCATCGAG ACGGTCTCAAGCAACCAGCAAGACTACGACGATTTGGCTGCCGACATTGATGCGCTCAGCAATGCACTAATGGAAGCCTACACCACCGAGACAGCCACGGGGTGTATGAACGGGATCATGAA GTCTATCGAACGAGAGTCAAATGAGATCAAGAACAAAACCCAGCGCGGGACTGGTAGGCGGGTGCTGATGGCAAATGCGGATGAGCAAGACTTAGTGAGGCGATATCGGCGGATAGAGTCGCTTTTTCGACAGCTGCAA GCGAACATCGGGATGAGTACATGGGCAAACACAAAGGAACTGGTGGTG AACTCGAGACTCGCGGCACTGAACACAGAAAAGAAGGCCACCTATGACTCTCTCTTGTCTCGCTCGACCAGCAGGCGGACATGCACCGAAGGCACACGAGTGAAGGTCCTATCCGAGCTCAAGGACTGGGTGTTTGCGCCGGACCGGCAGTCGGTGTACTGGATGAGCGGGATGGCCGGCACCGGCAAGACCACGATCGCATACACGTTTGCCGAATGGCTCGAGACCGAGAAACTGCTGGCAGCGAGCTTCTTTTGCACGCGGACGGATGTGGACTGCCAGGACGTGGCTCGAATCGTACCGACGGTGGCATACCAGCTCGCGCGGTACTGCATCCCATTCCAGTCAGCGCTATGCGACGTTCTCGGAAACGACCCGGACATCGGATCGAAGGACATAACAAGACAGTTTGAACGGTTGATAGTAGACCCGCTGAACAAAATGAAGAATGCCATACCGAGCAAcctggtggtggtgatcgATGCGCTGGACGAGTGCAACGACCAACGAGGAGTGGAGCAAGTGCTGGATATGCTGTTCAAGCACGCCAGTCAGCTGCCGATCAAGTTCTTCGTAACCAGTCGACCCGAGGCGGAGATCTACACGACAATGACGACCCATGCACCGTTGCGGGCGGCGATATACCTACACGACATCGAAAAGTCGCTGGTCAGCGCGGACATCGAGCTATACCTAAAGCAGGAGCTTTCATCTACGATCCCCGGGCTACCAGATGAAGTGCTCAAGCAGCTCGTGGACCGATCCGGGGTGCTGTTCATCTATGCGGCTACGCTTGTTCGCTACATTCGACCCGGGACCGGCAGGGCCGATCCTCGTGAACGGCTGAACACGGTACTGGGCATGACCGCCGAGGCGGGGGAAGAAAAATCACAGATCGACATTCTATACGCGGCGGTACTCAAGTCGGCGCTGGATGATGGAGAGCTGCGAGGGCCGGAGAAAGAGGCGGTGCAGGCGGTGCTACGTACGGTGCTGTTTGCTCAAGAACCAATATCGCTGGAGACCATCGGGGCGCTATCTGGGATCGACAATACGCACCGAGTGGAGTACGCGCTGAATGGGCTTCGATCGGTGCTGCACCACTCGGAGGCTACAAACCTAGTGACCACGCTGCATGCATCTTTTCCAGACTTTATGTTCAGCAAGGCCCGATCAGGGCAATACTACTGCGACGTCAAGGAACATGCTCGAGGGCTGGCGAGTCGATGCTTTGGGGTGATGAAGGACCAGCTGCGGTTCAACATATGCGACTTGCCGTCTTCGTTCATACGCGACAGCCAGGTCGACAACATACAACACCGAATCAAGACCAACATCTCGTCACCACTGGCGTATGCGTGCCGCTACTGGCCGAGTCATCTTGCTCAGACGACGGTGTCGGAAGACATGGTGGCGGCGCTGAAGGAGTTCCTATCGGATCGActgctgttctggatggaggtgatGTGCCTGCGGCGAGAGCTGCTGTTTGGGATCCACGGGTGGTTGGCCATCAAGCAATGGATAACGGCAAGTAGGATGATGATA GAATCGACGTCTGAATCGCCCGAGGTGCGGCAATGGGTCGAAGATGCCAGCAACTTCTGCACCAGCTATGCCGCCAGCCCAGCGTCACAGTCCACTCCACATATCTACATCTCATGCCTGCCTTTCTGTCCTCGGTCGAGCTCGGTGTATACCCACTACCGGCATCGGATGCAAGGACTGCTGGAGCTGAAGGGAAGCCTGATGGACCGCAGAGAGACAGCCGCAGTGGCAACCTGGAACATGGGCTCGCCAGTATACTCGGTGGCGTACTCGGTGGATGGGAGTCGAGTGGCAGTGGGATGCGCTGACGGAACAGTGAGCATACGGAACGCATACGATGGCACGGTGGTTGTTGGTCCACTCCAGGCTCACACCGACTGTGTTAGTTTGGTGGTGTTCTCGCGTGATGGCAGGCTTGTTGCGTCTGGGGCAGATGATCGCACTATCCGGGTGTGGGACGTGCGCACCGGCAGTCCTGTTGCCGGCCCATTTCAAGGTCACACCGGCTCTGTCCTCTCGGCCTCGTTCTCACCGGACAGCAAGCGCATAGTCTCTGGCTCCCAGGACAAGACCGTTTGTATATGGAGCGCAGTCGATGGCACCTTGCTTTGCGGTCCATTGCAGGGTCATACCGGATCAGTCcgctccgtgacgtactcgcCCGACGGCACTCTCATTGCCTCTGCCTCCTCCGACAACACGATCCGACTGTGGTGCTCGGACGACGGCACTCCTGCTGCTTCACCGCTTCAAGGCCATACCGACGCTGTCTACTCCGTTGTGTTCAGTCCTGATGGCACTCTGCTTGTCAGCGGGTCAAGGGACAGGACCGTTCGTGTGTGGAGGGTGTCTGATGGGTCGGCTGTCACCACTCCGTTTCAGGGCCATACAAGTGGCGTCACCTCGGTGGCAGTGTCGGCTGATGGAACACTTGTTGCATCTGGCTCTTATGATAAGACTGTGCGAGTGTGGAGGATCGCCGATGGGTCGCTTGCTGCCGGTCCATTACTTGGCCATACTGATTTGATTGTGTCAGTTGGATACTCACCGGATGGGACACGAGTCATCTCTGGCTCTTATGATTGGACGGTGCGAGTGTGGAATGTGCGCGAGGGCATAGTGGCTCCTGCCTCCTCAGACCATGCTCTACCCAAGATAAAATCACTCTGGTTCTCGCCCAACAATGGCCACGTATTGACCGAATCGGACGAGGGTGAAGTGCGGATGTGGAATGTGTCGAATGGCACCTCCCAGTTAGCCCCACCCGACATACACCTTCCCCGCCCGCCATCTATCACAACATCTCCCGACAGTTCGCACACTGCCCAAACCGATTCAGATGGAGAGCTAGTACAGGTTGTGCGGATGGACGACAAGACCGTGGTTGTTGGACCGTTTGAGCCCACCCCTCGAGTATGGCAGTTTACGGACGACAGCAGCTGTGTCATTGTAGGCTTCGAGGACGGCACGATCCGAGGCATATCACTGCGGACTGGAGAGACCGTATTCGTATTACGCTCTGCTGGGGACGACTGGGTTGACCTGATTGGACAGTGCTCGGATGGCTCATTTCTTGCGTCCGCTGACGACAGTAAGTACCCTAGTAGTAGCCTACGAGTCTGGAGTACGACCTCGCCTATCATAGGGTTTCACAccctcaccaatgccccttccgcttcaggaccaagtcaGACTCTTTCCGAATTTTATGATGGATGTCATGTCGATGGGGATGGCTGGCTAGTCAACAGCCGTAACGACCTGTTGCTGTGGCTTCCGGTGGAGATTGCTGATGCAGGACTGTCTCCGTTTGTGTCGGTGATTGTTACAACgtctggaatattggaggTTCCGAAGCAGTGGCTGGTTGCTGGACAAGAGTGGGACAAATGCTACATACAGAAGTAA
- a CDS encoding Vegetative incompatibility protein HET-E-1, translating into MSTRNNGSNRKKGKVRRWLDSLSCFSSSEDPVALSPEDPVAPLSGVKSGPWEGLRATLKTLGDTPAMFGPLVSAASVLLDCFDVIEAVSSNQQDYEDLATSLDALSKAFMGTYTTNTSSSATGCVKGIVVSIEREANEIKSKTQRGTGRRVLMANADEQDLVRRYRRIQSLFRQLQANIGMSTLANTEELVVNSRLATLNTENKATYDSLLSALTNRRTCTEGTRVKVLSELKDWVFAPDRQSVYWMSGMAGTGKTTIACTFAKWLEGQKLLAASFFCTRTDADCQDVARIIPTVAYQLARYCIPFRSALCDILGNDPDLRTKDVTKQFERLLVDPLKTIKNDIPNNLVVVIDALDECNDQRGVEQVLDMLFKHASQLPIKFFVTSRPEAEIYTTMTTHAPLRAAIYLHDIEKSLVRADIELYLKQELSSTIPGLPDEVLKQLVDRSGVLFIYAATLVRYIRPGTGRADPRERLNTVLGMTAESGEEKSQIDILYAAVLKSALDDGELRGPEKEAVQAVLRTVLFAQEPISLETIGALSGINNTHQVEYALNGLRSVLHHSEATNLVTTLHASFPDFMFSQARSGRYYCDVKEHSPGLASRCFGVMKDQLRFNICDLPSSFIRDSQVDNIQHRIKTKISSTLAYACRYWPSHLAQTRVSEDMVVALKEFVSDRLLFWMEVMCLRRELLFGIHGWSAIKQWIAASESGSESPEVGQWVDDASHFCTSYAASPASQSTPHIYISCLPFCPRSSSVYTHYWHRMQGLLELKGSLMDRRETAAVATWNMGSPVRSVAYSVDGSRVAVGCEDGTVSIRNAYDGTVVAGPLQAHTGWVRSVVFSRDGRLVASGSDDRTIWVWDVRTGSPVAGPFQGHIDLVLSVSFSPDSKRIVSGSGDNTVCIWSVADGTLLCGPLQGHTDWVRSVTYSPDGTLIASASSDKTIRLWRSDDGTPAASPLQGHTKAVYSVVFSPDGSLLVSGSRDMSVRVWRVSDGAAVTTPFQGHTSGVTSVAVSADGTLAVSGSDDRTVRVWRIADGSLAAGPFVGHTNPINSVGYSPDGTRVISGSDDRTVRVWNVREGIAAPASSDHALPWIKSLWFSPDNGHVLTESDKGEVRMWDVSNGTSQLAPPDIQLPRPPSITTSPDSSYTAQTDSDGELIQVVRTDDKTVAAGPFEPIPRVWQFADDSSCVIVGFKDGTIRGISLRTGETVFRLRSASDDWVDLIGQCSDGSLLASVDDNDHPSRSLRVWSTTSPIIGFHTPTDAPSGSGSSQTLSGLYDGCHVDGDGWLVNSRNDLLLWLPAEMADAGLSPFVSVIVTTSGTLEVPKQWLVAGRGWDKCYIRK; encoded by the exons AACCTACACCACCAATACATCCAGCTCAGCCACGGGGTGTGTGAAAGGGATCGTCGT GTCTATCGAACGAGAGGCGAATGAGATCAAGAGCAAGACCCAGCGCGGGACTGGTAGGCGGGTGCTGATGGCGAATGCAGATGAGCAAGACTTAGTGAGGCGATATAGGCGGATACAGTCGCTTTTTCGACAGCTGCAG GCCAATATCGGGATGAGTACATTGGCAAACACGGAGGAACTGGTGGTG AACTCGAGACTGGCGACACTGAACACAGAGAATAAGGCCACCTACGACTCGCTGCTGTCTGCCTTGACCAACAGGCGAACATGCACCGAAGGCACACGAGTGAAGGTCCTGTCCGAACTCAAGGACTGGGTGTTTGCGCCGGATCGGCAGTCCGTATACTGGATGAGCGGGATGGCCGGCACCGGCAAGACCACCATCGCATGTACGTTTGCCAAATGGCTCGAAGGGCAGAAACTACTGGCGGCGAGCTTCTTTTGCACGCGGACGGATGCGGACTGCCAGGACGTGGCTCGAATCATACCAACGGTCGCATACCAGCTCGCGCGGTACTGCATCCCATTCCGGTCGGCGCTTTGCGATATTCTCGGAAACGACCCAGACTTGAGAACGAAGGACGTAACAAAGCAGTTCGAACGGCTGCTGGTCGACCCACTGAAGACAATCAAGAATGACATACCGAATAAtctggtggtggtgatcgATGCGCTGGACGAGTGCAACGACCAAAGAGGAGTGGAGCAAGTGCTGGATATGCTGTTCAAGCACGCCAGTCAGCTGCCAATCAAGTTCTTCGTGACGAGTCGACCCGAAGCAGAGATCTATACAACAATGACGACCCATGCACCGTTGCGTGCGGCGATATACCTACACGACATCGAAAAGTCGCTGGTCAGGGCGGACATCGAGCTATACCTAAAGCAGGAGCTATCGTCTACGATCCCGGGGCTACCGGATGAAGTGCTCAAGCAGCTCGTGGACCGATCCGGGGTGCTGTTCATCTATGCGGCTACGCTTGTTCGCTACATTCGACCCGGGACCGGCAGGGCCGATCCTCGTGAACGGCTGAACACGGTACTGGGTATGACCGCCGAGTCGGGGGAAGAAAAATCACAGATCGACATTCTATACGCGGCGGTACTCAAGTCGGCGCTGGATGATGGAGAGCTGCGAGGGCCGGAGAAAGAGGCGGTGCAGGCGGTGCTACGTACGGTGCTGTTTGCTCAAGAACCGATATCGCTGGAGACGATCGGGGCACTATCCGGGATCAACAATACGCACCAAGTGGAATACGCGCTGAATGGGCTTCGATCGGTACTGCACCACTCGGAGGCTACAAACCTTGTGACCACGCTGCATGCATCGTTTCCAGACTTTATGTTCAGCCAGGCCCGGTCAGGCCGATACTACTGCGACGTCAAGGAGCACAGTCCAGGGCTGGCGAGTCGATGCTTTGGGGTGATGAAAGACCAGCTACGGTTCAACATATGCGATTTGCCATCCTCGTTCATACGCGACAGCCAGGTCGACAACATACAACACCGAATCAAGACCAAGATCTCGTCTACACTGGCGTATGCATGCCGCTACTGGCCGAGTCATCTGGCTCAGACGAGAGTGTCGGAAGACATGGTGGTGGCGCTGAAGGAGTTTGTATCGGATCGgctgctgttctggatggaggtgatGTGCCTGCGGCGAGAGCTGCTGTTTGGGATTCACGGGTGGTCGGCGATCAAGCAATGGATAGCGGCAAGT GAATCGGGGTCTGAATCGCCCGAGGTGGGGCAATGGGTCGACGATGCCAGCCACTTCTGCACCAGCTATGCCGCCAGCCCAGCGTCCCAGTCCACTCCACACATCTACATCTCATGCCTGCCTTTCTGCCCTCGGTCGAGCTCGGTATACACGCACTACTGGCATCGGATGCAAGGACTGCTGGAGCTGAAGGGAAGCCTGATGGACCGCAGAGAGACAGCCGCAGTGGCAACCTGGAACATGGGCTCGCCAGTACGGTCGGTGGCGTACTCGGTGGATGGGAGTCGAGTGGCAGTGGGATGCGAAGACGGAACAGTGAGCATACGGAACGCATACGATGGCACGGTGGTTGCTGGTCCACTCCAGGCTCACACCGGCTGGGTTCGTTCGGTGGTGTTCTCGCGTGATGGCAGGCTTGTTGCGTCTGGGTCAGATGATCGCACTATTTGGGTGTGGGACGTGCGCACCGGCAGTCCTGTTGCCGGCCCATTTCAAGGTCACATCGACCTGGTCCTCTCGGtctcgttctcacccgacagcAAGCGCATAGTCTCTGGCTCCGGGGACAACACCGTTTGTATATGGAGCGTAGCCGATGGAACACTGCTTTGCGGTCCGTTGCAGGGTCATACCGATTGGGTCcgctccgtgacgtactcgcCCGACGGCACTCTCATTGCCTCTGCCTCCTCCGACAAGACGATCCGACTGTGGCGCTCGGACGACGGCACTCCTGCTGCTTCACCGCTTCAAGGCCATACCAAAGCTGTCTACTCCGTTGTGTTCAGTCCTGATGGCTCTCTGCTTGTCAGCGGGTCACGGGACATGAGCGTTCGTGTGTGGAGGGTGTCTGATGGGGCGGCTGTCACCACTCCGTTTCAGGGCCATACAAGTGGCGTCACCTCGGTGGCGGTGTCGGCTGATGGCACACTTGCTGTCTCTGGCTCTGATGATCGTACTGTGCGAGTGTGGAGGATCGCCGATGGGTCGCTTGCTGCCGGTCCATTTGTTGGTCATACTAATCCGATTAACTCAGTTGGGTACTCACCGGATGGGACGCGAGTCATCTCTGGCTCTGATGATCGGACGGTGCGAGTGTGGAATGTGCGCGAGGGCATAGCGGCTCCTGCTTCCTCAGATCATGCTCTACCCTGGATAAAATCACTCTGGTTCTCGCCCGACAATGGCCACGTATTGACCGAATCGGACAAGGGTGAAGTGCGGATGTGGGATGTGTCGAATGGCACCTCCCAGTTAGCCCCACCCGACATACAGCTTCCCCGCCCGCCATCTATCACAACATCTCCCGACAGTTCCTACACTGCCCAAACCGATTCAGATGGAGAGCTGATACAGGTTGTGCGGACGGACGACAAGACCGTGGCTGCTGGACCGTTTGAGCCCATCCCTCGAGTATGGCAGTTTGCGGACGACAGCAGCTGTGTCATTGTAGGCTTCAAGGATGGCACGATTCGAGGCATATCACTGCGGACTGGAGAGACTGTATTCCGATTACGCTCCGCTAGTGACGATTGGGTTGACCTGATTGGACAGTGCTCGGATGGCTCACTTCTTGCGTCCGTTGACGACAATGACCACCCCAGTCGTAGCCTACGAGTCTGGAGTACGACCTCGCCTATCATAGGGTTTCACACCCCCACCGATGCCCCTTCCGGTTCGGGATCAAGTCAGACTCTTTCGGGACTTTACGATGGATGTCATGTCGATGGGGATGGCTGGCTGGTCAACAGCCGTAATGATCTGTTGCTGTGGCTTCCGGCGGAGATGGCTGATGCAGGACTGTCTCCGTTCGTGTCGGTGATCGTTACAACGTCTGGAACATTAGAGGTCCCGAAGCAGTGGCTGGTCGCTGGACGAGGGTGGGACAAGTGCTATATACGGAAGTAA